From one Haloplasma contractile SSD-17B genomic stretch:
- a CDS encoding manganese efflux pump MntP: MNIYYNLAYGISVGIALSIDAFMVSLLYGTSLKSRKQSLLTSSIVGSFHFFMPFIGYFLAVKLLQSVHLAFNTEIIAALILFMLGLMMIRQKEEESDSEQPNLGKIIGKLMFAFSVSIDSLLVGLSFKLGTEVNILFCAFLFAMVSGVITFIGLSIGKKTAERLLHLNLDQYAGAILIILSIFTFLSNLISL; encoded by the coding sequence ATGAACATATACTATAATTTGGCCTATGGAATCAGTGTGGGAATTGCATTAAGTATTGATGCATTTATGGTAAGTTTACTATATGGTACATCATTAAAAAGTCGAAAACAGTCATTATTAACAAGTTCAATTGTAGGGTCTTTTCATTTTTTTATGCCCTTTATTGGCTATTTTTTAGCTGTAAAACTGTTACAGTCCGTTCATCTTGCCTTTAACACAGAAATTATAGCTGCACTTATACTTTTCATGCTTGGATTAATGATGATCCGTCAGAAAGAGGAAGAATCTGATAGTGAACAGCCTAATCTGGGGAAAATAATAGGTAAATTAATGTTTGCCTTTAGCGTTAGCATTGACAGTCTTCTTGTTGGTTTATCATTTAAATTAGGTACAGAAGTGAACATATTATTTTGTGCCTTTCTATTTGCAATGGTAAGCGGAGTTATAACATTTATTGGGTTATCAATTGGTAAAAAAACTGCAGAAAGATTACTTCATTTAAACCTTGATCAATATGCAGGTGCTATTTTGATTATATTGTCAATATTTACCTTTTTATCTAATTTAATATCATTATAA